In Zingiber officinale cultivar Zhangliang chromosome 6A, Zo_v1.1, whole genome shotgun sequence, a single genomic region encodes these proteins:
- the LOC121994587 gene encoding UDP-glycosyltransferase 75C1-like — MELKRRQHYLVATFPFQGHINPALHLAKHLASVAPDAHVTFSTSLSAHRRMFPSSPDSHSDDLLTYAPYSDGFDDGVTGGALGFNRYMVEFKASGSRTFSRLIADLAADGRPVTCVLYTMLLPWAADVARDHGIPSFHYWIQPAAIFAIYYHYFHGYGALVDAHREDPSFVVTLPGLPPLQIRDLPSFLTAPADHPLNSVFTTLREGFAVLDWERNAPSLLRPRILVNTFDELEPRAIAAVPEVEILTIGPLIPSWSSSGGDIFKADDKGYGEWLDAKPERSVVYVSFGSLHRCSVLELEKLAAGLEATGRPYLWVVRKDAREAAGAAGLELEGPRGMVVEWCAQVRVLSHAAVGCFVTHCGWNSTLESLACGVPTVGVPRLSDQLPNAKMAKDEWGTGVTAEIGADGVVAAEELRRSVEAVMGEESGEGMRKRAREWKERARVAVSEGGSSDRNLRAFLGIRL, encoded by the coding sequence ACCTCGCTCTCCGCCCACCGCCGCATGTTCCCCTCCTCCCCTGACTCACACTCCGACGATCTCCTCACCTACGCCCCTTACTCCGACGGCTTCGACGACGGCGTCACCGGCGGCGCCCTAGGATTCAACCGCTACATGGTCGAGTTCAAGGCCTCCGGCTCCCGCACCTTCTCCAGACTCATTGCCGACCTTGCCGCCGACGGACGCCCTGTTACCTGCGTCCTCTACACCATGCTCCTCCCATGGGCCGCCGATGTTGCCCGGGACCACGGCATCCCCTCCTTCCACTACTGGATCCAGCCCGCCGCCATCTTCGCCATCTACTATCACTACTTCCACGGCTACGGCGCCCTTGTCGACGCCCACCGCGAGGACCCTAGCTTTGTTGTCACCCTCCCGGGCCTTCCTCCGCTTCAGATCCGCGACCTCCCCTCGTTCCTCACTGCGCCAGCTGACCACCCGCTTAACTCCGTCTTCACGACGCTGCGCGAGGGTTTCGCGGTGCTTGACTGGGAGAGGAACGCGCCGTCTTTGTTACGGCCGAGGATCCTCGTCAACACGTTTGACGAGCTGGAGCCTAGGGCTATCGCGGCGGTGCCGGAGGTCGAGATTCTCACCATCGGACCGCTCATCCCCTCGTGGTCGTCCTCCGGCGGCGACATATTCAAGGCGGACGATAAGGGGTACGGAGAGTGGCTGGACGCGAAGCCGGAGCGGTCGGTGGTGTACGTGTCCTTCGGGAGTTTGCATCGCTGCTCTGTGCTGGAGCTGGAGAAGCTGGCGGCGGGTCTGGAGGCTACTGGGCGGCCGTACCTGTGGGTAGTGCGGAAGGACGCCCGGGAGGCTGCGGGGGCTGCCGGGTTGGAGCTGGAGGGGCCGCGGGGAATGGTGGTGGAGTGGTGCGCGCAGGTGCGGGTGCTGTCGCACGCGGCGGTGGGGTGCTTCGTGACGCACTGCGGGTGGAACTCGACGCTGGAGAGCTTGGCTTGCGGAGTGCCGACCGTGGGCGTGCCGCGGCTGTCGGACCAGTTGCCGAACGCGAAGATGGCGAAGGATGAATGGGGGACAGGGGTCACGGCGGAGATCGGAGCCGACGGGGTGGTAGCGGCCGAGGAGCTGAGGCGATCCGTGGAGGCGGTGATGGGGGAAGAGAGCGGCGAGGGGATGCGGAAGCGAGCGCGGGAGTGGAAGGAGAGAGCTAGGGTGGCAGTGAGCGAAGGAGGGTCGTCCGATCGAAATCTGAGGGCGTTCCTTGGTATCCGACTGTAA